The Stieleria maiorica genome includes the window TCGCGGCCGGCGAATCGTCCTGTGGTGTGACCAATTCCAGCAGACCACTCGTCTCCGGGTCGCCCGGGATCACGTAATCGCCCGACCGCAGGTCGTCGATCGTCTCCAACGAAATCCCGCCCTCGTTGTTTTCCGGCGAGTGACAGCGGACACAGTGCTGTTGCAGGATCGGCGCGATCTGCGATGCAAAGTCGACCGACGAATCGGCGGCCTGGAGTGGACAGCAGATCGCCAGCATTAAGACGACGCTGAGGACGGCGGGTGAAGGCGGGAGGGACATGCGCATCAAGTTGAGACGTGGAACTGATCGAACCCGCGAAGTCACCCTCGCTTTCAGGGCATTGGTGTCTACACAAATCGGTCCGTAATTGAGGGCATGGCTCCCTTCTCCCCCACAAAGCCGGGGGAGAAGGGAGCCATTGTAAGTTGTGTAGGCATCAACACTTCCGGGGACGATTCGGCTCAACTTGATGCGTATGGGAGGGGCATCCGGTGGGGCGTGCGTGCATTGGGGGAAAAAGATTCTGGGGCAGGATGATGATGGGGACTCCCACTCAGGGGACTCCCACTCAGGGGACTCCCACTCAGCAGCGCAATTTTCTTACCTCCAAAATTTTCCTACCCCCACCGCTCGACGCTCCGTCGGCTCACAGCGGCCGGACGACCGAGGTGCTGCGGTAGTAATCCATCAGCGTTTCGACCGACAGCACGCCGCCGCCCATGCCGCTCAGGTTCACACCGCCGTAGGGGACACCGTGGGCGAACACGTTGTGGGCGTTGATCCAACTGTTGCCGGCGATCATCGATTCGGCGACACGCGCCGCGCGAGTCAGGTCCGTCGTCCACACGCTGTTGGCGAGCCCGTAATTGGTATGGTTGGCCATCTCGATGGCTTCGCTTTCGGTTTTGAACGGTGCCAAATACGCGACCGGTCCGAAGATCTCTTCTTGCGCCGCGGTGTTGTCCAGCGATCCGGCCAGCAATGCCGGTTTGACGAAATGCCCGCTGTATCCTTCGACTTCGGCGGCACCACCGGCCAGCAAACACTGGGCGCCTTCGGCTTGCCCTTTTTCCAAGTAGCCGAGCACACGCTCGCGTTGCTTGGCGTTGACGACCGGTCCCATCTGGGTTTGCCCATCGAGCTGGTAACCGATTTTGACTTGGGAGAGCTGATCGACGCATTGATTGACAAAGTCATCATAGATGTCTTGATGGACCAACCAACGCGTCGCATCACAGCAGACCTGTCCGGTGTGGAACGTAATCGCACCGGCCAGCTTCTGTGCGGTCTGGGCCACATCGACGTCGTCAAACACCACCGCGGCGCCCTTGCCACCGAGTTCCAATTTGACCGGGACCAGGTTGCGTCCACAGGCTTCGCCGACCAGCCGCCCGACTTCGGGAGAACCGGTGAACGACATGCGTTTGATCCGCGGGTTGGCCGAGAGCGCCGCGCCGACGGTTGCTCCGCCGCCGGTGACCACGTTGATCACGCCGTCGGGGATGCCGACTTCTTTCGCCAGTTCGGCCAGATAGATCGCCGACAGCGGAGTGTCTTCGGCCGGTTTGATCACCACGGTGTTGCCGGCCGCCAATGCGGGAGCGATTCCCCAGCCGATCAACAGGAACGGGAAATTCCAAGGGAAGATAAACGCGCACGCACCCCAGGGTTGCCGCACGGTCCAGGCCTCGTGGCCTTTGACGGCCAGCGTGGTGCGGTGGTTGATGTGCTGGGCCATGTCGGCGAAGTAGCGGATCGTGTCGACGAAGTTTCGCACATCGCCTTGCGCCTGTGATTGGACCTTGCCCGCGTCCATGGCTTCGATCTGGCCGATAATGGGAATCCGTTTCTCGACCGCATCGGCCAACCGGTGCAACAGCGCAGCCCGCTCGTTGACCGGCATGGTCGCCCAGGCGGTTTTTTTGAACGCGGTTTCGGCGATGCCAACGGCCTGGTCCACTTGATCGGCGGTCAACTCCACGACTTCGGCCAACGTTTCGCCGCTGCCGGGATCGGTGGTCGCGATGCTGCTGTCATTCTCCGAGCCCATGGTTTTGCCGCCGACGAAACTGGCCAAGCGGCCACGCTGCAAAAACGCATCGACTTCGGGCAATAGCGAGGGTTTCACAACAGTGCTCATCGGGGGCCTCTTTCCGGCAGGAAGATTTCGAAACGAAGGTAGGTAAAGCGTGAGGTTCTTGAGACGGCATCCATCCGCCTTGGCAACGGGAGATCAACGTCAAGTCATGCATGTTAACACGTCGATCAGTGCGGCGGGGAATGTTCGCATGGATCACCGCTAGGACCTCTTCGCAGCGTGTCTTGCGATTTCGGCGTTTTCGATTCCGCTGCTACTCTCTTGGGATCAGCCGTTTGGCGCCAGCCTACGGGCCCCATCGACGTTTGGGGCCCGAACGCTTGCGCGATTCGGCTGATGTCAGCCGTATTTCATCGCCCCATGGCTGCTGTGAGTCGACCGTCCGACGCGGAATGATTTCACTGGCATAGCGAACCACCGCAAAATCCCGATTTTGCGCCGCCCCGGCCGCACCACGGGTTGACCGGCCGCGTGTGGCGAGAGCCACCGTTGCAGTGCGTTCCCCGGCGGAGCCATGGAACGAGTTGGCGAACTCTGACGCGATGGCGGGCGTCGTGGCGGTGACGTTTTTTGACTCATCGGCAAAATCTGCCTGTCGTTAACGGCTTTCAAGTCGTCGCCAGCCGCCCTGCAAGGGTGAACTGCTTGACAATGCCGGGTCGGTGATCGACGATCATAAGTGTTCAGGATGGCGTCAGCGCTACCCCAGGTAGGCAGTCGCCGTCTCCCTTTGTTGTTTTTCACTCCCGTTGCCGAATCATTTCAATTTGATCATGACACGCAAACTCTCTCTCACTCTGTTCGGTCTGTTGTTCGCCTCCGCCATTTCGTTCACCGGCTGTGGTGGTGGTGGTGAAGCAGAATTTACCCCCAGCGAAGCCCCGACCGCAGAGGAAGAGGCCGAGGCCGATGCCTATGAAAAGGCCATGATGGAAGCAGAACAGGAAACGGCTTCCCAGCGATAAGCCCAGACAGCTAGATTCTCTTTGCCAGGGTCATCTTTTCACCGGTCAACGACCCTGGCAATCGGACGACAGATCACGCATGCGTGGAAGCCTGATCTCATTTTGGGGGTCAAACGCTCCACGCGTCACCGGCCCTCATTGCGGGACGGGGTTCCGGCCTGCGATCTCACATCGGGCTGCCGGCCGGCTTCTCCCACACGCTTACCTCGTGCGGGCTCCCAGCGCGTCGTCGATCCGCTCGACCTCGATGCCCACGGCTGGTCGACATCGCCGATCGGCTCTGCATGGCGTCTCCACTGTCAGTCGGTCTCTCCACTGTCAGTCTGCGACCATTCGTCGCGGGGCCCGCTCGCGCCGCGTGCTCAGCCATCCAACGGATGGGGGGATTGCGGTGCTTCAAATTCCCTAAAATCCCCTCAATTTGACGGCGGTTTGTTGGCAGGTGGGCCGCGTTATCGCGTGGCGTTTGTTGATCGTGGCTGACTTGGCGGCGGGCTATCGTCGCGGATCCCCCCCTAAAAGTTCACCGTAAGGGGGAGAATGTGGTTGAATCTGGGATTCAGCTGCCATAAACTCCGAAGCTGCGATCCGAAGTTGTCCGATGGGGGTTATGCCCGCTCGGGCGCCCACGTGGGCTCAGTTCGCTGCCCGGTGCGACGGGTCAATGTCGCAGATCTTTTCCTATTTTTCTGGAGTTTTTCATGATTAAAAGCCGTGATCGGCGGGCTGGATTTACGCTCGTCGAACTTTTGGTGGTGATCGCCATCATTGGAATCCTGGTCGGCTTGTTGTTGCCGGCCGTGCAGGCGGCTCGCGAGGCGGCTCGCCGGATGAGTTGCAGTAATAACTTCAAGCAAATCGGCTTGGGACTGCACAACTATCACTCGACGTACAAGAACCTGCCGATGAACGCCGGTGGGACGTACAACACGGGTATTCCCAATAGCGGAAACCTTCACAACGACCACTGGTTGAGTTGGATGGTTGGGGTGTTGCCCTTTATCGAGCAGCAAGGCTTGTGGCAACAGATCTCCAATCCCTTCAACCGGGACCGCGCCGGCAACCCGATCACGCCGATCTTTGCACCGATGGGGCCGCGGCCGTGGAACGAGAACTATCAGCCCTGGCTGACTCAGGTTCCCAGCTATCGTTGCCCGAGTGACCCGACGCAACCGGTTTCCAACCGCGTCGCGTTCACCAACTACTCGGCCTGTATCGGGGACGCGATTTTCGAGCAGCAGCACAGTGGTGTGCAAAGCAATGGTCAACCCAGTACCAGTGGAACCTGGGGTGATGAAGCGGTATCACGCTGGGCTCGCGGTGTCTTCCGCGCCCGTCACTTCACCAAGTTCCGTGACATCAAAGATGGTCTTTCCAACACCATCATGTGTGGCGAGAACGTCGTTGGTGACCGAACCAACTTGGCCAAGGGCACGTTGATCGTTCGTCAAAACGATGTTTGGGACTTGCCGCCCAACCAGGGCCTCCAGTTCATGGATCCCGAGCGTCCGCAGTACGTCAACACCGACACCTCCACCGGTGGTCTTCCGCCTTGTACCGGTTGCTGCGGTAGCGGCATGGGACCGAACCCCTGCTTCGATCAGTCGGCCAACCACCAGCGTGGTCGTCGCTGGTCCGATGGTCGTCCGATGTTTAGCGTGTTCACGACGATCAGTCCGCCGAACAGCTATAACTTGCAGCGATGGCACGGTGGCGGTGGTGTCATGTGTGCTTCCAGCTTCCACCAAGGTGGTGCCCACGTCTTGATGGCTGACGGTGCGGTGGTCTTCATCACCGATTCGATCGAATCGGGTGACCAAGGACACGTGCCGATCGGTCGTGACAACGGCGACGGTCGTGGTGCCGATGGTGGTGCGGGACGCGAAAGCCCCTACGGTCTGTGGGGAGCTCTCGGTACCAAGGCCAGCGCCGAAACGATCGAAGAGCAGTTGAACCAGTAAGCGGTTATCAGCTTCTGCGTGAAAACGAATGTGGCGGGCGTGGTCAATCGACCACGCCCGCTTTTTTTGTGGAGAGAACTTATCGATGTGTTAGCCCGCGGCGCGAGAGTTCGTGCGGTTTTTGGAAGAAACCCTCCTGGCAGGAGGGGCGAGCGCAGCGAGGGGCATTGGCGCCAAGTTAAGGCGGGGAACTATCGAATACGCGACGTCACCTTCCCTTCCAGCGCGTTGGTGTCGACAGAAATCGGTCCGCAATTTAGAGCATGGCTCCCTTCTCCCCCACAAAGCCGGGGGAGAAGGGAGCCATTGTACGTTGTGTGGACTGTACGTTGTGTTGACATCAATGCTTCCAAAGTGGGTTTCGCCTTGACTTGATGCGTATGGGATCGAGCACAGCGAGGGGAGGTCGAACGACGAATCGCGGGTCTAATTTCGCCGCTTTGCGGTGATCAACAAGCAGCAAAGAAAACCCTCTCCTCGCGACGCTCGACTCTCCCAGAGAGAGAGTGACGAAAACCCTCGACGATTAACCACTTAAAAACCGCACGACCTCGCGAGCAGGAGGCGGGGCAGATCCGCTCGCTTGCCGGGCTGTCGATTTAATCGCAACCGAAACAAGAGTGAGCCGATGGCGCTAGCCACGGGCCTCGAAGGGCGATGCTGGCACCGCTAGGCCCGCGGCTAGCGCCGTCGGCTCACTAAATCGACAGCCCGTTGCGCTTCGCGCTTGGTCAATGAACAAGCCGCCAATCGCTGTGTTGCCTGCCGAATCGGCGAAAGTCTTGGCGATTTCCGCGACGGCTCTTTCCGCATATTGACCTGGGGTAGAATACCTAGATCTCATCCTGCGATTCGTTTTCTTTCTCCCCTGCGCCCGCGCCGTCTTGATGCCAGTGACTGACCCTCGGCACACCGCCCTGTTGCTCACGTTTGTGTGTTTGTTCGCCGGGTGCGACCGCTCGCCGGTCGAAACGCCCCAACCACAGCCGAGCGATTCAACCCAAACGACTTCTACCGCGCCGCCGCCCGCGGAAGTCAAACCGTCCCCCAAGCCGAAGCCGTACGACCGCGACCAAACCATCGATGCTGCGATGGCGTTGGTCCAGGCCGGCAAGCCAGATGCCGCGGCCGCCGAATTTCGCAAGGTCTTGATGGCCGATCCGAACGACGCGGAAGTTCTGTTCCGGCTGGCGAATCTGAGTGCCCAGGGCGGTAACCTGCGTGACGCGGTCGAGTTCCTGGACGCGATCCCCGAGGACCATCCCGAAGCCGGGCTGCCGTCGCTGGGGCAGGCCGCCGATTGGTACCTGCAGTTGCAGCAGTACGACAAAGCCGAATCGCGATACCGGCGGGTGCTGGAGCTGGCCGGCGATGTGCCCGTCGCACACCGACAACTCGCTTACCTGTACAACCGCCAAGCCCGCCGGCATGAAGCAGCCGTTCATTTGCGGGCGTTGTGTCGGCTGGGCAACATTCAAGAAGACGAACTGCACGCGTTGATGGTTTTGGGGCACGCGATTTTTGACGATCCTAACAAGCCCCCGCCGCGTCCCCGTCCCAATTATCCGATCGGGCCGGCCGCCACGGCGCGGATGCTGTTCACCGCCAACCGCAACGTTGAAGCACTTGAAACGCTCGACGAATCGGTTCGCGCCGGTGACGTCGTTCCTTCGATCATGGCGTTCTACGGGCTGTTGGCGATCGAAGCGCAAGACACTGAACGGTTTGGATGGTGGCTGGGGCAATTCGATCCGTCGGTTCAGGAGTTCGCCGAATACTGGGCGGCGATCGGCGCCCACTTGGTTTCGCAGCGACAATTCGATGCAGCGGTCCGAGCGCTCGGCGAAGCGTTGGTGCGTGACCCGACCAACGTGGGCGCGATGCGACGGATCAACCAGGCGTTAACGGCACTGGGCGAAACCGAGCAAGCGGACCGTTGGCTGAAACGCTACGACACGATCCGAGACGTCGTGTCGGCCAGCAACGCGATCGGAAAATCCCCCTCTTCCGATGCGACCAGTGTCGAATCCTACGCCACCATCGCCGACGGTCTGGACCAGTTGCACCGCCCGTTGGAAGCAGCGACGTGGCGGATCTTTGGCGCGTTTCATCGCAAGGCGTCACGCGAGGAAATCGAATCGCTGAACCAGCGTCGCGCCGCGCTGTTCCGCTCCGACGATGCGTTTCCCAGCCCCCAGGAATCCGTTTGCGGCATCGACCTGGGGCAGTACCCGCTGCCGGAACTGGAGATCCCGACGTCGATCGCCGACTCGCCACCGCCGATCACTCCATCAATCGACCAGTTCCCCACGCCGAAGTTTGATGACGTCGCCGATGCGGTTGGACTGGACCACACCTACCTGGTCGCCAGCGAGCAGCAGCCCTATCGATTTGCGCTTTATCAGTCGCTCGGCGGCGGGATCGCCGTGATCGACTATGACTTGGACGGCGCCGTCGATCTTCACTTGGCCCAGGGAGGCGCGGACACGCCGGCCCTGGTCGGAGAGCTGTCGAATCAGTTGGTCCGCAACGTCGATGGCCGGCTTGTCGATCATACCGAGATCGCCGGCGCGAGCGACAAACGCTACTCGATCGGACTGGGCAGCGGCGATTGGAACCAAGACGGGCTGCCCGACCTGGCCGTCGCCAATATCGGCAACAAGGTGTTGCTGATCAACAACGGCGACGGCACCTTCCAGTCTCGCGTCTTTGATCCGGACCCGGACCACGAGGTGTTGACCAGTTCGATTGCGTTTGGCGACGTCACCGGCGATTCACTTCCCGATCTGTTCTCGCTGCACTACGTCGAAGACCCGACGATGGTGGATCGACCAGACATGAATGAAAAAGGCGAGATCCTGACGATTTCACCGGGGGCGTTTCAACCCGGCATCGACTCCATCGCCGTCAACGACGGCCGCGGTGGCATGCGGCACGAACCGGTCAGCGACTCGCAAGGCGACGCCAGCACGGGATTGGGCGTTGTGATCGCCGATTGGGACGGCCAGGTCGGCAACGAAGTCTTCGTCGGCAACGACATCCGTGCCAATCAGCTTTGGACGCGGTCCGCGGAAGGCGATCGTTGGACCAACGTCGCCGCCGTCCGCGGCTGTGCGCTGGGGATCGGCGGCGTGGAGACGGCGTCGATGGGAATCGCCGTGGCCGACTTCGATGGCAATGGAATGCAGGACATTCATATCGCCAACTTTTATTTGGAACCGGTCAGCTTGTTCATGAACCAAGGTGGCGTGTTCGAGGATCGATGCGTGCAGTATCGGTTGCACCGCGACAGTTCCGACGTGCTGGGATTCGGGTGCCAGGCACTCGATTACGACCTGGACGGGCGGCCTGATTTGGCCGTCACCAATGGAAACATCGAAAAGGCGCCAGGCGAACCGCTGCTGCAGTCGCCGCAGTTCTTTGTCAATCTGGGCCGCCAGTTCCAGTTGACCGCGGTTGACGATGCGTCCGGCTACTGGGACGGAAAGTACCTCGGACGCGGGATGGCCCGATTGGATTTCAACGCCGATGGTCGGCCGGACATGGTGATCTCTCACATCAATGCACCGACGGCGTTGATGGTCAATCGCACCGAAACGCCCAACCACTTCTTGACGCTCGAGCTTGTGGGCACGCAGTCCGAGCGTGATGCGATCGGTGCCAAGGTCGAAGTCCGGCAGGGGCCGCGGGTGTGGACCAATTGGATCGTCGGTGGTGATGGCTACCTGTGCCACAACGAATCCACCGTGTCGTTCGGGCTGGGGGCATCGGCCGACGACGTGCGCGTCGTTGTCACCTGGCCCAATGGTAAGCGGCAAGTGTTCGAGCCGATTGCAGTCGATCAACGTTTGCTGTTGATCGAAGGCGAAGCCGAACCGACATCGCGAATCGGCACGGCGAAAGGCCGTTGAGCACCGTTGGTGTCCAGCCTTTAGACGCTCTTTCGGGGCGCCTTCGGCGGGCAGCGTGTTCCCTGCGACCGGTTGCGTGAAGGTTCGATGATCACCTCGTGAATCCGCCTTTGTTGCGATCTGCACGGCTTGGCAGATCCGTTACAACAGCAAGTCTCGAATCACCTCTCCTTGCCGGCAAGCGTCGAACCATCCAGCGGCGGCGGGAGCATCGTCGCTACGACTCCGCCCGGATCGCGGCGCCCGCCCCGCTGGTTTTTTCACAGGAGGTTTGTCGTCGAGGGGGGAAGCGTTACTTTGCCGGCCGCGCTGAACCGCCACCAGATCAATACCCACGGATGACAGCGCGAACCCACGGATGCGATACGCTCGGGGATCCGTGGGTTCGCGCAGCCATCCGTGGGCTTTTTCGATTCCGCGCCAGACGTTGACCTTGAACGCATCACCTCAAGCGATGGGCCATCCGGGGGGAAGGACTTCAATCGTTTGGTGGTCCGCGTCTTCACTTGGCGACTATGGTTATCGCGGGCCGCGTGGCAGGTGATCGACCAGGTAGCGGGCGATCAGCATGCGGACGTGCAACTCCGATCCCCTGCCTTCGCGCAGTCCATGGTCGCGGTTGGGATAGACCATGTAATCAAATCGCTTGCCGAGTTCGATCAGCCGGTCCACCAGGCCTTCGATGATCTGGATGTGTGTGTTGGTTTCGCCCGACCCCGTGACGATCAGCAAATCGCCCTTCAGACCGTCGGCAAAGTTGATCGGGGCCGACCGCTCGTATCCGTCCGGGTTGACCCGGCGGTCTCGCATGTAGATCTCCTGAAACCAGGCGTTGTACAAGTGGGGCTGCGGTTTGGGGACCACGGCGATTCCGACGTGGTAGTCGTCGGGTTTGCGGAACATGGCGTTCAAGGTGTTGGACCCACCGCCGCTCCAGCCCCAAATCCCCACTCGCGACAGATCGACATAGTCACGCATGCGAGCCAACTCCTTCAGCCCCACCGCTTGGTCTTCGGTGGAAAGCGGTCCCAGGCTGCCGAAGATGGATCGCCGCCACGCGGCCCCCTTGGGTGCCGGCGTGCCACGGTTGTCGATCGAAACGACAAGGTATCCGAGGTCGGCGATGACCCGATGAAAGTGATTCTGGGCGGCGCCCCACTGGTCGAGCACCGTTTGGGCGTAGGGCTCTCCGTAGACGTAAACGAAAACGGGATACTTTTTGGACGCGTCAAAGTCCTTGGGTTTGATCATCCAGGCGTCCATCGAGACGTTCTGGCCGACGTCCAGCTGGATGAATTCTGCCGGCCGCTCCATCATCGCCTTGGCTCGCCCGCGCAGCTGGCGGTTTTCTTCCAGTACGCGGACCACGCGATGGCCCTTCATTTCGACCAGGTCCGTCACAGGCGGCTGGTCGATCGTCGAATAGCTGTGAAAGGCCCACTTGGCATCGGGGGAGAAGTCGTAGTCGTGTGTCCCGGGTTGATCGGTGGGAGTGATTCGCTGGAGCGTGCCTGAACCATCCAGGGGAACGCGATACAAGTATTTTCGTGGCCCATCGTCGGGCGCGGCATAAAAGTAATACCAGCCGCCCGGCTCATCGACGATCGCCCGATCGATCACGTCGTACTCACCCGGCGTCAACAGCGCCAGCGGCTTTCCGCTTCGCGAGTAAAGGAATGCGTGACGCCAGCCGTCTTTTTCGCTGAGCACGATGAACGATTGGCCGTCGCGTACCCAAGTCAGCCCGGAGTTCTTGCCCTGGCTGCCGACCGCCCAGGCCGAATCGGTCTCGCGAAAGATCTCTTTCACTTCGCCATCGACGCCGGCGAGCAAGAAAACACGCTCGTCGCGAAAACGACTCAGTTTTTCGACCAGCACTTCGTGAGAGTTTCCGGCCCACTCGACCTGTCCCAGATAGATGCCGTCTCCGCTGGGCCCAATCGAAAGCCACTTCGTTTCGCCACCGTCGACTGCGGCCACACCGACACGCAGTGCATTGATCGTTTCACCGACCCGCGCGAACCGCCGATTCGTGACGGACGGATAGGAGGGATCGTCGGGCACGAGCATCGGACGGGTGGGGACGTCAGTGGCGTCCGATTCGACGAAGACAACGCGCGTCCCGTTGGGGCTCCATCCAACATCATGAAACGAAACGTCTCGGTCTGGTGAGACGTGAACCAATGCGGTGTGTTGACCACTTTCCTGATCGTGCACGAAAATACTTTGATCGCGAACTTCCAGCCGATGCCTGCCATCGGGTGACGCCATGCGGCGGCGAGGGCGCGATTTCGTCTTCGGCGATTCAATCTCGGTCTGCTGGCCGCTGATCAGGTCAACTTTCACCAAACTCTCTTGGCCCGTATCGGAATCCTGACGACGAATTGTGTATCCCGAACTGTCATCCAGCCATTCGCCCTGGAACTCCTCAGCCCGGAATTCCCTGTCCTCGTAGATCGCCCTCAACCGAGGTTCGGCTTCGGCGACCCAGGTCGAATCGCCGGGAGGATGTGCGGCGAGTTCACCGAGTGTGAACGCGGTCAATGACATCAGTGAGAGAATCGCGACCGGGAATCCATGTCTGGGGTGCATCTGAGGTTGCTCGCGGGTTGGCCCGATGGTTGGTGTGACGCAAGCTATCTTAGGCGGGATGCGAGACGCGATCTTGTCC containing:
- a CDS encoding aldehyde dehydrogenase family protein — translated: MSTVVKPSLLPEVDAFLQRGRLASFVGGKTMGSENDSSIATTDPGSGETLAEVVELTADQVDQAVGIAETAFKKTAWATMPVNERAALLHRLADAVEKRIPIIGQIEAMDAGKVQSQAQGDVRNFVDTIRYFADMAQHINHRTTLAVKGHEAWTVRQPWGACAFIFPWNFPFLLIGWGIAPALAAGNTVVIKPAEDTPLSAIYLAELAKEVGIPDGVINVVTGGGATVGAALSANPRIKRMSFTGSPEVGRLVGEACGRNLVPVKLELGGKGAAVVFDDVDVAQTAQKLAGAITFHTGQVCCDATRWLVHQDIYDDFVNQCVDQLSQVKIGYQLDGQTQMGPVVNAKQRERVLGYLEKGQAEGAQCLLAGGAAEVEGYSGHFVKPALLAGSLDNTAAQEEIFGPVAYLAPFKTESEAIEMANHTNYGLANSVWTTDLTRAARVAESMIAGNSWINAHNVFAHGVPYGGVNLSGMGGGVLSVETLMDYYRSTSVVRPL
- a CDS encoding DUF1559 domain-containing protein, with translation MIKSRDRRAGFTLVELLVVIAIIGILVGLLLPAVQAAREAARRMSCSNNFKQIGLGLHNYHSTYKNLPMNAGGTYNTGIPNSGNLHNDHWLSWMVGVLPFIEQQGLWQQISNPFNRDRAGNPITPIFAPMGPRPWNENYQPWLTQVPSYRCPSDPTQPVSNRVAFTNYSACIGDAIFEQQHSGVQSNGQPSTSGTWGDEAVSRWARGVFRARHFTKFRDIKDGLSNTIMCGENVVGDRTNLAKGTLIVRQNDVWDLPPNQGLQFMDPERPQYVNTDTSTGGLPPCTGCCGSGMGPNPCFDQSANHQRGRRWSDGRPMFSVFTTISPPNSYNLQRWHGGGGVMCASSFHQGGAHVLMADGAVVFITDSIESGDQGHVPIGRDNGDGRGADGGAGRESPYGLWGALGTKASAETIEEQLNQ
- a CDS encoding tetratricopeptide repeat protein, coding for MTDPRHTALLLTFVCLFAGCDRSPVETPQPQPSDSTQTTSTAPPPAEVKPSPKPKPYDRDQTIDAAMALVQAGKPDAAAAEFRKVLMADPNDAEVLFRLANLSAQGGNLRDAVEFLDAIPEDHPEAGLPSLGQAADWYLQLQQYDKAESRYRRVLELAGDVPVAHRQLAYLYNRQARRHEAAVHLRALCRLGNIQEDELHALMVLGHAIFDDPNKPPPRPRPNYPIGPAATARMLFTANRNVEALETLDESVRAGDVVPSIMAFYGLLAIEAQDTERFGWWLGQFDPSVQEFAEYWAAIGAHLVSQRQFDAAVRALGEALVRDPTNVGAMRRINQALTALGETEQADRWLKRYDTIRDVVSASNAIGKSPSSDATSVESYATIADGLDQLHRPLEAATWRIFGAFHRKASREEIESLNQRRAALFRSDDAFPSPQESVCGIDLGQYPLPELEIPTSIADSPPPITPSIDQFPTPKFDDVADAVGLDHTYLVASEQQPYRFALYQSLGGGIAVIDYDLDGAVDLHLAQGGADTPALVGELSNQLVRNVDGRLVDHTEIAGASDKRYSIGLGSGDWNQDGLPDLAVANIGNKVLLINNGDGTFQSRVFDPDPDHEVLTSSIAFGDVTGDSLPDLFSLHYVEDPTMVDRPDMNEKGEILTISPGAFQPGIDSIAVNDGRGGMRHEPVSDSQGDASTGLGVVIADWDGQVGNEVFVGNDIRANQLWTRSAEGDRWTNVAAVRGCALGIGGVETASMGIAVADFDGNGMQDIHIANFYLEPVSLFMNQGGVFEDRCVQYRLHRDSSDVLGFGCQALDYDLDGRPDLAVTNGNIEKAPGEPLLQSPQFFVNLGRQFQLTAVDDASGYWDGKYLGRGMARLDFNADGRPDMVISHINAPTALMVNRTETPNHFLTLELVGTQSERDAIGAKVEVRQGPRVWTNWIVGGDGYLCHNESTVSFGLGASADDVRVVVTWPNGKRQVFEPIAVDQRLLLIEGEAEPTSRIGTAKGR
- a CDS encoding S9 family peptidase, whose protein sequence is MHPRHGFPVAILSLMSLTAFTLGELAAHPPGDSTWVAEAEPRLRAIYEDREFRAEEFQGEWLDDSSGYTIRRQDSDTGQESLVKVDLISGQQTEIESPKTKSRPRRRMASPDGRHRLEVRDQSIFVHDQESGQHTALVHVSPDRDVSFHDVGWSPNGTRVVFVESDATDVPTRPMLVPDDPSYPSVTNRRFARVGETINALRVGVAAVDGGETKWLSIGPSGDGIYLGQVEWAGNSHEVLVEKLSRFRDERVFLLAGVDGEVKEIFRETDSAWAVGSQGKNSGLTWVRDGQSFIVLSEKDGWRHAFLYSRSGKPLALLTPGEYDVIDRAIVDEPGGWYYFYAAPDDGPRKYLYRVPLDGSGTLQRITPTDQPGTHDYDFSPDAKWAFHSYSTIDQPPVTDLVEMKGHRVVRVLEENRQLRGRAKAMMERPAEFIQLDVGQNVSMDAWMIKPKDFDASKKYPVFVYVYGEPYAQTVLDQWGAAQNHFHRVIADLGYLVVSIDNRGTPAPKGAAWRRSIFGSLGPLSTEDQAVGLKELARMRDYVDLSRVGIWGWSGGGSNTLNAMFRKPDDYHVGIAVVPKPQPHLYNAWFQEIYMRDRRVNPDGYERSAPINFADGLKGDLLIVTGSGETNTHIQIIEGLVDRLIELGKRFDYMVYPNRDHGLREGRGSELHVRMLIARYLVDHLPRGPR